TCTACGCAACCGGTCACTGACAATAATATATCCACAACGTCTGGGACTGTAGAAGTGCTTGGGGGGTCAGCACCTATGAATGACAACGGCGGCTCACCTGTATTGATGCCAGCATTTGACAACCAAGAGGGCGCGCTGGACTTCTACGCGAGTCCCCAAAGCTCGGGCATTGACATTACCGGTTGGATGGAGTTTGAATCAATGGTAAGCTCCCTGTCATGCAAACCAATTGCCTGCTAAAAGGCACTTAGTTTTTTCCAACCGCTGCAGGCTTTGGTCCTGATACACACCTCTAGAGTTGACTTTAGAAAAGGTAAGCACGGGCATGTATGTAGGTATTAAGGTCGCTCTACTACAAGCTCCTGGCAAACCTCCAAGCTTTGCCGTCAACATCTTACTCAAATATTGTGTAAGTGAAATGAAGTAGCACGAAGCGTGATGGCCGCCATGCCCCACGTAAATGAAGCCCGACATAGTACCACAATACACCATCCGGATTTACACAGAATAGGTGTAAAATACAGGACGGGGCCCACTGGCAAGGGGGATTATGGTGCTCATAATGCTTGTTTCCTGAAATATGTAGTGTTGTGGAAGGAACGAAGGAATCATGGGTTTCTGCCTGCTTCACTAGAACTCTTTATCTTGAACAATAATCTATTATGCATCATTATCCACTACCAGAGGTCTTCAATCACCAATTGCGTATTAAGAAGCCATCCAAAAGTAGTGAACCTCAATGCAGTGCATTAGCCCATTTATTTCATCACCGCCCCCGGTCAAGATCAGCATCTACCTATAAGTAAGAGGTCGCTTGCTCAAAACTATGACCTCATTCAAGGAAACTCTAAATCTCATGAAAAATCATCTCTTCTGAGGGACGGCTGTTGCTTCGTTTGCCGTGAGCAACGTCATGTCTCCCGGACGGCACGGATAACCCTCAGCGAGAGTAATGGGTAATGGGTAAGCAGAATATACCCGTCCCGCAGTCGCGGAGCCCAAATCCCTACCCGCGGTACTGCCGTATCAAGGCCTTGGTAGGCACAGAATGTGGAGCCATCCACTCCTGAAGGGCCTGGCTCTGACCACGGGCCCGAAGTCGCTGTTGTTGGCCCCGAGACTCCTTCCTTCCATCCCGGGCATGCGCACCAGGGACTGTGGGGTCCCCAGCTTCACCCCATATTTTCCGTTCAATCTGAGATTCAGCTTGTGGCGGGGTAAACCAATCACTAGCGCGACTGTGAGAAACTCCGAAACTTCTTCCATCAGGGTCTATAAGTACCACCAGATGGACATCTATCAGTAGTAACTCCTGTTATCGCGGTGCCAAAAGATTCTTTAGTAATACCATATTTGGCACTACATGATCTTGCACTACCTTTTTCTATGTTTCAGCCTTAGAGGTCAAAACAGCATCCATCGCAGCATCCATCCGCAGCCCTCACCAACGAGGCACAAGCCGCCATGGCAACCAACCTCAAAAGTCAAGACCAGcccgccgtcgccgtcgacgcAGCCATGCACCAGACACCCGTCCCCGCCCTGCAGGTCATCCAGCGCCTTGAGTCCGtctgcagcaccagcaaGCGCATGATCCAGCTGTACCTCATATGCGGCGTCATGTCCCTGGGCGCCACCATGCTGGGCTTCGATGGCTCCCTCATGGGCACCATGCTAGCCATGAAGTCCTTTCAGGACCAGTTCGGCGCCAAGATTGTCGGCATCAAGACTGGCTACATCTCCAGCATGTACCAGATCGGCTCCGTCTGCGCGCTGCCTTTTATCGGGCCCCTGACGGATACCTGGGGGCGGCGGTTTGGCGTGGGGACGGGATGTGTGCTTCTTATTATGGGCACCATCATTCAGGGCACGTCTCGTGCGCTGCCGCAGTATCTGGCGGGGcgtttcttcctcggcttTGGTTGCTGCATTGCCAACGCCGCGTGCCCGTCGTATGTGGTCGAGATGGCTCACCCTGTGTACCGCGGCGTCATTACCGGCCTGTACAACTGCTGCTACTATCTAGGCTCCATTCTGGCCGCGGTCACTCTCCGCGGCAGCGCCGGCTACGCAGGCAACAAGTCGTGGCTAATTCCCACATGGATGCAGCTGGTGTTCcccgtcatcgtcctcccGGCGGCCGTCTTCTTCCCGGAGTCACCACGCTGGCTGTTCGTCCATGGAAAAATCGAGCGCTGCCAGGCCGTCTTGACCAAGTACCACGGTAATGACAATCCAGATTCGCTGTACGTCCAGCTGGAGCTGCGTGAGTTcaaggaggagctggagctgaatGGTGCGGATCGCCGGTGGTGGGACTACCGCGTCTTGTTCAACTCGCGAGCAGCCGTCTACCGCGTCCTTCTGTGTGCTGTGGCCGTCCCTGCTTTTAGTCAGTGGTCGGGTCAAGGAAGCGTGACTTACTTCTTGCCGGCCATGCTGGCGTCCACCGGCATTGACGACTACACCACCGTCCTCGATATAAACATCGGCATAGCGCTAACTAGCGGCGCAGCAGCTTGTTGTGGTGCCAGTCTTTTAGACCGTTATGGTCGCCGCAAGATGCTCATCACCTGCTGCGCGGTCATGGGTCTACTGTGGGCCGGTCTGCTGGGGGGCACTGGCGCGTACTACACTCTACAAAACAGCGACGCAGCCAAGGCATCCATTGTCTTTGTCTTCCTGATCGGGATTGTCTTTTCTGCGGCCTACACGCCTCTCCAGGCGCTTTACCCAGCCGAGTGTCTGTCCTACGAGCAGCGTGCCAAGGGGATGGCATTCCAGAACATGGCTTCCAGCGCGGCCGCGCTGGTGAACCAGTTTGCTTTTCCGATTGCCATGGAGGATATCGCGTGGAAGACCTATTCGGTTTATCTAGCTACGTGTTGGGCTGAGGcgatatactactactttATCATGGTGGAGACAAAAAacaagacgctggaggaacTTaccgacatcttcaagaGTCCCAACCCGAGACTCGCATCGCTTGTTCCAAATCCGCAGGTCAATGAGGCAGTGGCACAGGTGCAAGGTGTCAGGACTGtgtaattatattagtttcATGAATTTTATGTTGCTTTGTTCTGCCTAATGATGTAGTATCGGCCGGAGTGGCCCCGATTCCACGCTTTTTATCCGTACGTGTTTCgtattttttatctatacACCCTATATAAACAGGATCTAGCTAGCATATTATACctattctattaatataactactatattctAGTTTTTGTGcgaatctagtataatagtaactatagataatataaaaataacaaCCACATaagtataatagtaataaactaGCATATACcatctaatataaaagaaatctAACTCTTTAATAGAGGGTCTGACTGTGTTAAGAAGCTGAAATTGATCATCGCAGCTGGGGTGGATTTTGTTGATCCTGCAGGCTCGAACTCCATGTCCGTGGTTATCATGGATAATGCATCCTTCCACCACACTGAACGAAGCCTGAATGCGGGAGTTGAACTGGTATCTGCCACGCCCCTGGTCATAATACTGAGGATCCAGTAACTACTAGATAACATCAATAATATAATCCCAatggagagatatataaagatgACAATAATCttgtaatatatatatatatacttaaccCCCCTTAAAAGACACTGgctctcttcatctccccctcccctACGACCACATCGTGCCCAGTTGCAAACCATCCAAGCTCAAACTCCCTCCTGGCGCGTCCATGCCAATATGGGAATATCAATGTATCATAGTCATCAATTGCCTCACCGGTCTCTCGTGCTGCGTTTATTATATCGGCTATCTCCACCTGCACCGTTGCACAGTGCTCATGGATAGCCAGTTCTGCACAGGTTGCTGGTACCTTGCCACTTGCATCGACAACACCTGCACCTAAGCTGCCTAAAACCCtggcaacaacatcctcggcCAGGACCCGGGTGGGAGTAAAGGTTAACGTGCCCTCCCACCCTCCCTTCGTAGGAAGACAACGCATCTGGCGAGCGATGGACCGGCATTTATCTAACACAACCTGTGGCGAAGTGGGCTTCAGGATTCTGTGAGCCGGCCGGTGCGCAACACTAGGGATGCCGAATTCCGCCGCAGCCCTCTGCAACAGCTGTTCACTGGCCCACCTGGAGGCGAGATATCCTTCTTTGCCGGTTGAAGTCGGGGTGGAGCcttccatggccatgctCGCGAGTCCGCCGCTGGAAATGAAATGGATAGGGATGCGACGATCGCTGGCGAGAGCGAGGGAAATCAAGGTCTTGGTACTGGCGACGTTGGCCTCTCTTACGACTTGGTATTCGTCCCAGACGGAACGGTTGGCTCCGTTGTGGATGACTACGTCGGCTGTTGCGGCTAGCAAGGCGAATACCGCTGCATCAAGTCCCAGTTGTGGGCTGCATAGATCGCCGTCATGCAGCTCTAGCTTGGGAGAAGGAGCCGGAAGAGTGCGTTTGCTGCCAACTCTGGAGCGGACGGCGACTGCGTGGATGTGAGCCACCTTCTGGtcagcgacgaggagctgcaggatctcTCTGCCCAAGACGCCGGTCACTCCGGTGAGGACGACGGTAATGCCGCTCCTCTTTGCGTATGTGCTCGGGGAGGCTGCAGgtggcagctgcagctgagcGGCGAGAATGTCGTCGATGGATGTTTCAGCTTCCCAATCTATGGCATTCGTTCGCCTGGCAGCTTCGGCTGTCACAGCCATCGCACCTAGGGTGCTGTTCTCGAACAGTTCGACCAGCTGCACGACAGCCTCGAATCCCTCACGAAGCATTGCCTGGAGCTTGACCAGCAGCACAGAGCTCCCGCCTACCATGAAGAAGTCGGTCTCGCTGTCGATATCGGAGATATTGACAAAGCCTTCATCATTCAGGACCTTGCTCCATAGATCCCGCATGGCGGATTCCGCAGGCGTCAGTAACGTACCATCGGCATTGGTGAAGCTACTGTTGTTCGCAGCCTTTGGAAGGGGCAATGACTCTACCGCTCTGCGGTCGAACTTGCCGTGTATATTGAGTGGAAGTGTGTCGACAGGAACGAAAACAGCGGGACACATGTACTGCGGCAGCGGAAGACGAGTCTTCAACTGGTGCAAAAGCTGGTCCACGTCGCCGTCAAACTGCGAAGTGAAAACAACGTGAGCAGCTAGGAATCGGTGTTTATCTCCACGAGCAGACACGACGACACGGTCCAATAGCCCATTGGCAACTTCAAGAATGGTGCTTTCGATGTCTCCCAGCTCTATACGAATCCCACGAAGCTTCACCTGCGTATCGCCGTCAAGCCGGCCCTCGATGACCAGACTGCCGTCGCTGAGGAGATGGCCCCGGTCGAAGGTTCGATATGCTCTTGTCCAGCCCTGGCTGATATACTCGGGGCTGGCAAAGGGGTTGCGAATGAACTTCTCTTCGTTCAAGGCGTCCATATTCAGATACCCCATGCAAGGCCCCGCGCCTCCAATGAGGATCTCTCCGGAGACTCCGCGTGGTACGGATCTCATCTTCTTGTCGACAATGTAAACACTGTAGTTTGGCAGAGATTCGCCAAcgggatatatatttcctgGCGGCGCTGACCCTTCATCTCTGTAGTCGATCTCCGACTTGTGCGAGGAGATGGTAATTTCGCCGGGCCCGTAAGAGTTAAACAGGCGCAATTGCGGCAGCTCCAGAGCTCGGAACCTTTGCGACAGCGAACTTGTGAAGTGCTCGCCACCGCCAAAGGCAAACGTCCAGGACGAGGCCCGGGAAAGCGAGTCCGAACCGTATTGAAGCCAGGTGGAATATTCCGACGGCGTGGCTTTGGTGTAGGTGATCTTCTCGTCTACTATAAGTTTCGTCAGCGAGACTGGATCTCCGCGGAGGGAGCGcgagacgacgacgacacgGCCGCCGTTGCAAAGCCCAACAAGCATCTGATCCAGCGAGTGGTTGAACGTCATTGCCCCTTGCTGCAGAACGGTCTCTGCACCAAGACGCCATCGAGTCGTGTATCCTTCCACTTCGTTTCGTAGACTAGAATTTCGAAGCTGGATGCCCTTCGGCCGGCCCGTGGTGCCGCTGGTGTATAAAATTGTACATCGGCCTTGGGGCTCGGATTTGTTTTGTATTACAGCGGAGATATCAGTCTTGGAATTCTGGTGGGAGATGTTGAGAACGTTCGCGGCTGGGAAACCAAGGGCTTCGACCTCCGCCGCTGTATCATCCTGGCAGACGATGACGCGCGGCTGGCAGTCCTGAACCATGCTTGCAAGTCGCGCAACGGGGTTCCTCAGGTCGAGCGGGACATAGACCAGGCCGACCTTCCATATTGCCAACATACAACACACCCAGTCCGCGGTGGGCTGCATGAATAGACAAACCGATGATCCAGGGGCGATGCTAAGCTCGAGAAGTGTGGCTGCCAGCACGGTGGTTCGGCCAGCCAGCCCCTTGTAGGTGAACACCCTATCTTCGGTGTCCTTTACTGCAATACGGTCCGGATATTTGTCCGCTATATCGTCTATTCTGCGGGAAATAGTCTCAGGCCATGCCCTCGCCAACGTCGGGCCTTTCCCGAGTTTGATGGCGTGTTCGACTTCAGATTGGTACATTGGTGCCTCATCGACTGGTTGACTGAAGTCTGCTGCCAGGACTTCAACAAGATCCATGAACCCACGCGCGATGAGGTCCGCCCCCTTGCGATCATACAGCGAGCTTTGCACCCGGAAGTTGATTATAGCGCTACCGTCCGATGACTCCCCGATAAGCAGCGTCAGGTCATACGCCGTTTGGGCCGGTTGGATTTTTTCGGCCACCATGTCAATGTCTCCAAGCTTGTAATTGTCACCGGTCTGCGGTTGCCAGTCCATGAGAACCTGGAAAAGGGGGCTGTACGCTGTTGACCGAGCGGCGCCCAGCTCATCAAGCAGCTTATCAAAGGGGACGTTTGAGTTCTGAAGGGCTTTGTAGGTCTTGTCCCGCGTTCCAGTGAGCACCTCGCTAAATAACTGATGTTCAATGCTAGCCTGAAATCGCAGTGGCAGCAAGTTTAGTAAAAAGCCAACGATCCCCGCGTTGGCGGCATCAAACCGGTTTGATTCCGCAACGCCAATGCAGATGTCGTCAACCCCGGtgaggcgggcgaggaagatgcggAGAACAGCTAGGAAGAAATGGAAGGGGGATGCCCGATGCTTTTTGCAAGATGCCTTGATCATACGCATTGTCGAGGGCCCGACATCCAACCGGATATCATGTAGATCGTATCCCTTCAGCGCCTGCCGTACCCTGGCCGACGCCATCGGTAGCAACGGCAGAGGATCCGGGATATTCTCAAACTCAGTCTTCCAATACGTGAGCTCCACGTCCATCTCTCCTTTTTCATATGCCGCCCGTTGTGCGGTACCAAAGTCCGTATACTGTCTCGGAACGCGAGGAAGGGACCGTTTCGAATATGCTAGCCCTAGCTCACCCAGGAAGATATGGAAACTAGCCGCATCCAACGCCATATGGTGCCACCCCATAATAAGAAAGGATGTATTGGCGGCCGTAGTGATGAGGCGAATCCGAGCAACTTCTCCGTTCTCCAGATTGTAGATATGGTTGCGAATACTGGCAACCTGGGACATCACGTCTTCGGCGTCTCCTACCCGACACGTTTCCAGCTGGAGAGGCGAACGTTCAAGAATAGCTTGATAGGGATTCTTTCCCTCATCCGTCTCCGTCAGATAACATGTTCTAAGCGTTTCGTGCCTCATGCCGACGTGGCGGATGGCGTTTTCAAGGTCTGCTACTTGTGGTGCAGTGGCCATTTTGAACAATAAGGTCACGTTGTGTGAAGTCTTATCCTCGTGGAATTGGTTGAGAAACCAATATCGCGTCTGTGCAAAGGATAGTCTCTGAACTTTGGTATATACCATCGTCTTTTCAttcttgttgttcttggtgCTTTTATTGTTGTTGTCCGAGAGGGAGTCGCTGTCCGATTGAGACGAGGCAGGGGAGGTATCGCTCGAGGGGTCCGACAGCCCTGTGCTTGGGGTAGTTTGCACGGTAGACACTGGGCTGCTGATAGGGGAGCCAGTATCTAGAGCAGGATCCCCGTCCTTGTCCACCGTCCCTTTAGGCTGCTCGTGTTGGAGCCCCGTCAGCAAAGCTGAGTTTGCTGTGGCATGATCTGTAAGGTCGCCAATGGATGCACCACCAAGGAGCTTCAAAGTTGGGATGTCGACGGACAGCTCATTCGAGAACCAGGTTCTCAAGTCAATGGCCACAAGGGAATCAACCCCAAGCTCAACCATCAGCGTACTTCGCGTAATGACCTCATCGCTAGAGACCTGAAGCCTCTGGCGAATCTCGCTTACCAACATCCTCTCGACTATTTCCCCTGCTTCCTCTAAATTGGATGCCGATTCAAGTTGTAACTCGGCGGCTTCGCCATGATCGATGGATTGTCGAGATATGCCGTTGGTCTGGGGAAGGATAAAGTGCCAGAGACTTGGAGCTTGGACCCAGGGCACcccctgttgctgctgcggggaGATATGCCCCAATCCAGCAATAATCTCAGGGTTACAGCTAGTACTCATGGATGCAGCCAGGATAGCCTCAGCGAGGGACTCACCGAGGTCACGTTCAGACATGGGGAGCCAGCACATGGAGTCATCAGAGCCGGCGAAAGAGTTGTTACACCCGATGCCACGAATTTCTCCTGTATGGATTATACTACCCGCTAGTCCGCGTATTCTGCGCCGTTCAATAATACTAGACATAAAGGCAGTCAAAGTAGAGTGACTTGCCTGGCCTGGGTGGCCTATCGAGCCCACCGCCGAGCCGAACAAGATGAAAAAATCCAAGGTATTGCTTGAGAACGCTTCGTCCAATTGAAGAATGCTCTGTACGCTTTGATCTAGCGTGCCCTGCATCTTGTCCATTCCCATTGCGGTAGAGGAGTCATCTGTAGGCAGAGCCGTCCCGCTGATTACGCCTGCTACAGGAGGCAGTGTCTCGCAAACCGTGCGGTGTAGATTCTGTAGAGGCGTTGCTTTGCTCCAGTCGCTGGCGCGTGCTTGTTAGCTAGTTGACAACAAACGTGTTTGGCTCAGCCCACAATTATGGATGGTATAACTCACATGGTCATAGCTATCACTGTAGCTCCAGCGGTCAACATCTGGCCCACCCAAATTTCGTCGACATCAATGGGATCTTGGGCCGCTATTGCTATCGTGCCTGCACCTTTGCTCACCATCCACTCACAGACAGACCGGCTGGTGGCATCCGGTAGGTTGATAACCAAATAAGTTTTGTCTGGGAGCAAGCACATATCAGAGCTCGCTGGGCGGACTCTTGCGTGGATAGCATCTGTGCTGGTCCAGTCTACAATCCTTGCGCCATCAGACTGGACTGGAACGCAGGGAAGGCTCTGAATGTCTAGTGTATCAACCTGTCGGGCGGAAACTAGTTCCAGGGCAAGCTCTCCAGCTACTCGTAGCAAATTGCCTGCTGTGCCTGTCTCGGGCGATGCGTGTAGATATGTAACGGACAGGGGCCGATAGCAGGAGTCCATATGTTCTTTCAAGACATCTTGCGCCACCAACGACCTGAGACGCGCGAAGAACGAATTGGAACTTGCACTCATCTGTACAATCATCGAGAGATTCTGTGGTAGTTGGGACTTGAGTGCGCGTCCGGTGCTCATTTCGTGAAACAGTATAGTGTCAGACGAGGCCACGGCCGGTTCGACTGTGCTGAAAATGGGGGAAATATCTCTGTCCGGGGCCAGGCGCGAGACTGCTCGCTTGAGAATCTCGCTGGCTTCATGAAGAAGGATAGTCGAATGAGGCCTTGCACGACTGACCAGATCCACGGCTACTAAACATTCCACAGAAGCTGACAAAAGACAGGAGGCGGCGACGTCTCCTGGAACGTCGCACGGTAGTGTCAATAAGGAGGGCGTGGATATGAAAGACGCATGCTGCTCTGACAGACCAAGCAAGCGTGCTCCATTATTTGTATCGCGCCCGATGACCACATGTAAGTAGCCAAATGCCCCTACTCTTACGGCGGTGCAAGTGGAGTACTCGGCTCGGATTCTGGTACAGGACTCTATGGCCTTGTCCTCTATGCGCCGACAAATTAAGTCGACGTTATAATCGGTATTGACTAGATGGAGGCAAGATTCACGGGGGTCAAGCTTGTTGTAAATGGGTCGGCGACTGGCCACATACCGTTCATTGGCCGAGGACTTGTTCATGATGCGTGGGATGTTCAAGATTCCATCCTTAAGCAGGAGCTCATGCTCCACGCTCCACACATATCTAGCTAGTGTGTAGTCATTGTCGAAGTCGACATGAGCCAGCTGCATCAGTGCAGTGGATATAATAGACGATACCTTGGCTGTGCTCTCACTGGCGTCAATCTGCAGGTGTTGGTAATGCTGTCCCGGATTCTGGTATGTGAGTGACCGAAGGTAGCCCTTGCTCATACCCTGAAAAGGGCCTGAGCCTGAAATCCAAAGCATACGGTCTGCCATCTGGGTGAGGAGTTTAAGAGAGCTCCAGCTCTGGTCCGTCAGGTGTTCAAAGAATGGCCTATCTAAATCGGCCGTATTCACAACGGTTGTCGCATCCGTTACCGCCGAGAAATCGACTGCCTCCAAGGTATCATGTTGACTTACGCGGTGGAAAAGGGGTGTGAGCGTGCTTTTGAGATCTGACATCAAAGTTGTCGTGGCCTGTCCCTCTCCACCTACGAGGAGCAAGTGATCCAACTTCGGAATCGACAACGACGAAGCATTCAGGGGGCTCTGAAGCAGATTGATGGTATCGTCTACAGCCTGGGAAACGATAATGGAGAATGGCCGGAGTGAAGTGGAATGGTCTGGGGTGATTGTCTGGATTTGAGAGAAGCCCACGCTCGTCAGGAGCGAGTCCCATTGAGTTGCGTCGACCATTGGACCCCATTGTCGACCATCGTCTGCGAGCCACCAGCCCTCAAACCCACCGAAGATGGTGGAGATCCGGATCACGTCCTTGTTTGTTCCCTCCATGAGAAGCAGGTAGCCACCTGGCTTTAGAAGACTGCGGACATGTGCCATTGTGTTGCGCAGGGATTTGGTGGCATGCAGTACATTCGAGGCAATGACCAGATCATAAGAATGctcttcaaagccctgcGCGTGCGGGCTTTGCTCGATATCAAGCACGTTGTATAGAAAACGATCTGCATGATCCTGGAAGGCCCTCTGGGCCTCGCTGAAGAAGCCCGCTGAAATATCTGTGAAAGTATATGAATGATATGACGTATTGATTTCATCGACGACTGCCCTGGTAGCAGACCCCGTTCCAGCCCCGATTTCCAGGATCTTCATCCGTGGGAATCGGAAAGCAATTTGGCCGGCGACGTGCCCAACATGCATGTTGTATGGCGCAAAATCGGCGGATGTCCTGTACAATTCATCGAGCAGTCCATCCTTCCTCAACTCTTCCAACATGGTGGTCTCGAAACGGAAGAATCGTAGGAGATTGCTTCCGACGACTTGTATGATCTTCTTGTCGATCGTCGAGACcagctgcggctgctgaagCAGTCTATCCACGATTGAAGCATCGTCGTTCAGCCACGCACGCCGACAAGAGCGATGCAAGGCCGACTCGGTCAGCCCAAGCACATGGTCGACCCAGGTGGCGAATCTGAGACGGTGCGAGTCAAATCTTGCTCGGTCCGTCGCCGTGAGCTGCTGGCTTACATTCTTGAGGTAAAACAGCGCGATTCGTTCCAGAAGCTCGGACTGTTCCTGCGGCGCCTTTTCGTGTTTATAGTATGGCACTGAGGCATCGGGGTGAAGAGGTCCCCATACCGTTTCGGAGAATAGGAGACGATCTTGCATCGCGTTGACAGTCGTCAATGGAGAAACGCAAACGCCCTC
This genomic interval from Aspergillus puulaauensis MK2 DNA, chromosome 7, nearly complete sequence contains the following:
- a CDS encoding uncharacterized protein (COG:S;~EggNog:ENOG410PKBS;~antiSMASH:Cluster_7.4) — protein: MVVLYVYAIQHTGPSEALSPYLEAATRCKNQMSNAAEPDSLASRYCLVLEELRVEAVGRSTQPVTDNNISTTSGTVEVLGGSAPMNDNGGSPVLMPAFDNQEGALDFYASPQSSGIDITGWMEFESMFFPTAAGFGPDTHL
- a CDS encoding uncharacterized protein (COG:G;~EggNog:ENOG410PISH;~InterPro:IPR020846,IPR005828,IPR036259;~PFAM:PF07690,PF00083;~SMCOG1169:sugar transport protein;~TransMembrane:11 (o44-68i89-108o114-133i145-166o172-196i208-229o340-360i367-390o402-425i437-455o467-484i);~antiSMASH:Cluster_7.4;~go_component: GO:0016021 - integral component of membrane [Evidence IEA];~go_function: GO:0022857 - transmembrane transporter activity [Evidence IEA];~go_process: GO:0055085 - transmembrane transport [Evidence IEA]): MATNLKSQDQPAVAVDAAMHQTPVPALQVIQRLESVCSTSKRMIQLYLICGVMSLGATMLGFDGSLMGTMLAMKSFQDQFGAKIVGIKTGYISSMYQIGSVCALPFIGPLTDTWGRRFGVGTGCVLLIMGTIIQGTSRALPQYLAGRFFLGFGCCIANAACPSYVVEMAHPVYRGVITGLYNCCYYLGSILAAVTLRGSAGYAGNKSWLIPTWMQLVFPVIVLPAAVFFPESPRWLFVHGKIERCQAVLTKYHGNDNPDSLYVQLELREFKEELELNGADRRWWDYRVLFNSRAAVYRVLLCAVAVPAFSQWSGQGSVTYFLPAMLASTGIDDYTTVLDINIGIALTSGAAACCGASLLDRYGRRKMLITCCAVMGLLWAGLLGGTGAYYTLQNSDAAKASIVFVFLIGIVFSAAYTPLQALYPAECLSYEQRAKGMAFQNMASSAAALVNQFAFPIAMEDIAWKTYSVYLATCWAEAIYYYFIMVETKNKTLEELTDIFKSPNPRLASLVPNPQVNEAVAQVQGVRTV